DNA sequence from the Acidobacteriota bacterium genome:
TCGACGTCGTCGCGCAACGCCCAGATCTCGTCCCGCTCCGCCTTTGACCGGCCGAGCACCGCGTCGCCGATCAGGCCGGCTTCCATGCAGCCTCCGAGCGTCTCCTCGAACTGCGCGGCGTCCTCCTCGGGCCGCGCACCGAGCGACTCCACCAGCACGTAGTAAGGATCGCCGTGCGGAATCGGGGGCGCCGTCCTCGCCTGCGGGCCGGTGACCAGTTCGTAGAACTCGCGCCACATGACCTCGAAGGCGCTCATCGAGCCGCCGATCTCCTCTTCCAGCCGGCGCAGCAGCTCGACCACTTCGGTGAAGCCCGGAACCGCCAGCAGGGCGCAGTCGTGGCTGCGGGGACGCCGCTCCAGGCGCAGGACGACCCGGGTGACGATTCCCAGGGTGCCCTCGGAACCGACGAAGAGGTGTTTCAGGTCATAGCCCGCGTTGTTCTTGACCATCTTGTTCAGGCTCGAGAGCACCGTGCCGTCGGCCAGCACGGTCTCGAGGCCGAGCACCGAGTCGCGGGTCATGCCATAGCGGATCGTCCGGTTGCCTCCGGCGTTGGTCGCCACGTTGCCGCCGATCGTGCATGAGCCGCGCGCGCCCAGGTCGAGCGGAAACAGCAACCCTTCGGCTTCGGCCGCCTCCTGGATGCTCTGCAGCGCGGCACCCGCCTCGACCGTCATCGTCCGGCCGACCGGATCGATCTCCTCGATCGCGGTCATTCGCTCCAGAGTGATGGCGACTTCGAGATCACCGGCGACACCACCGCCGACGAGACCGGTCAACCCACCCTGTGGCACCACCGGCTGCTTTGCGCGATGGCAGGCCGCGAGAGCTGCCGAGAGCTGCTGCGTGGTGCGGGGTCGAAGGACTGCCCGGGCCACGCATGGGACGGTGCCCGAGCCGTCGCCAGCCCTCGCCGTCACCTCGTCGCCGACGAGGAGGCCGTCATCCCCGAGAGCGTCGCGGAGTTCGGCGAGAAGGGCGTCGCTGGAGCGACGTGTGTGATCGGTCATGGCAGTCCGGGGAGCGCGTGGAGCGCGGATCATAGCGAGGCCGACGGTTCCGCTTCACCCCGCCACGCTGTGCTCCCGCTCCCGCAGCCGGATGAGGCATTCCTGACTCGCCGAGGCGATCAGTTCGCCCTGCCGGTTGAACACATGGCCGCGGACGAAGCCGCGGCCGCGCGCCGCGACGGGGCTCTCCTTGCTGAACAGTAGCCACTCGTCGGCGCGGAAGGGGCGGTGGAACCAGAGCGCGTGGTCGAGGCTGGCTCCCTGGACGCGATATCCCTTCATCGATGGACCGTGCGGCTGCATGGACACGGCCATGAAGTCCAGGTCGGACATGTAGGCGAGAAGGGAGAGGTGAACGATGCGGTCGTCCGGCAGGGACTCGCGGCAGCGCAGCCAGGTGTTCTTGCGGGGTTCGGTCGCCGGGCGGTCGCCGCGCGGGAGCATCTGGATGCCCTCGACCTGGCGGCTGTCGATTACGTCGAAACGGTGCGCAAAACGCCGGTAGGAGGGGTCGTCCTTCGCCATCTTTCGGTAGATGTCGCCGTCCGAGGGCAGCTCGTCGGGTGGCGGCACCTCGGGCATGTCGGACTGGTGCTGGAGCCCGCCCTCCTCGACCTGGAAGGAGGACGACATGTTGAAGATCGCCTGACCGTGCTGGATGCCGACGACGCGGCGGGTGGTGAAGCTCGTCCCGTCACGGATGCGATCGACGTCGAACAGGATCGGGCGTTCGGGGTCTCCGCGGCGCAGGAAGTAGGCGTGGATCGAGTGCAGGTGGCGATCCCCGACCGTCCTCGAGGCGGCGACGATCGCCTGGCCCAGCACCTGCCCGCCGAAGACGTGGTTACCCGGGCCGTTCTGCGCCCGGAACAGGTTCTCCTCGATCTGCTCCATCTGCAGCAGGTCGACCATCTCCTGGACGGCGCCGTTCATCGGGGCGGGATGGTAACGGTGCGGCGGAGCCAGTCGCCGAGCTGGCCGAGTTCGGTGAACACGCGCGCGCCGGCCGCGGCGGCTCTGGTCGACTGGTCGCTGTCGCCCGGCGGACGATCGAAGAGCGCCAAAGGCCGTGCATAGCGAAGAGACAGCTCGATCTCGCTCCAGGTGCCGGCGCTGCCCGGCAACGCGACGACGGCGTCGGCAGAGAGGACGTTGATGTGGTTGCGCGAGAACGGACCGGTACCGGCGGCGCCGGACAGCGGCAGGTGGGTGCGGATCACGACCTCCACCCACGGGTTGGGGTAGCCGTCGGGCGAGCCGTCGCCTTCCTCATGGCTCGGAACGATTCCCAGGCACAGACCCTCCCGGTCCTCGGTTTCAGCGAAAGCGCGGCTCGTGGCCGTCATCGTGCCGCGGCCGGCGCCGGTCAGCAGATGCCAGCCGTTCCCGGCGATCGCCCGGCCCAGGGGCGCGGCCAGATCCTCGTGGCTTTCGGTGCCCGAACCCATCACGCCGACGATGGGGCGCCGCTCGACTACTGCGACTTGCCCCGGGCGCTGATCGGCCACAGCTCCTCCACCCGGCCGTTCCGCACCGGGTAGTACACGTCGTAGAGGTTGACGGTCGGATCGCAGTGCGGCGTGACGCACCAGAGACGGTCGCCGAGCTGGGGCGGCCGGGTCGCTTCGGTAATCCGGAGGATGCCGTGCTCGTCGCCGCCCCAGCCGTAGACGACCCCGGCGAGGTCGGCGAGTTGGGGGCGGTCGGCGTCCGAGGCGAACGCCTTGTAGCCCCCATCCGTCGTGATCAACTCCGGCACCGGCTGGCTGATTGCCGTGACTTGGACGAAGAGCGAGGTCTCGAAGTCGTCGAAGATGTCGCTGCTGCGGCTGCCGATCCGCCGGTACTGCTCGTCCATGAACAGGTAGGAACCGACCTGGAGATCGGTCATGCCGTCGACCTGTGAGTCGATGTCCCAGGTGCCGGTGCCGCCGCCGGTCAGGACGCTGATCTCGATGCCGTCCGCCTCGATCAGTCGCTTCGTCTCGACCGCGGCCTCGAGCGCGGCTAGCGAACGCTCCTGCCGTTCGGCGTGGCCGTGGACGTGCATCAGGTGGCCGGCGTATGCCTGGAGGCCGCGGAGATCGAGGTTGGACAGACCGCCGATCGTCCGTGCCAGTTGGAGGGCCGGTTCGCCGGTGGCGATCCCGGTGCGCCGGGTGCCGACATCGAGGTCGACGAGCACCCGCTGGGTGACGTCCGCGTCCGCGGCCGCCTCGTTCAGCCGTTCCGCCGCCGCGCGGTTGTCGACCACCAGCGCGACTTCCGAGCTCTTCTTCGACAGGGCGACGACCCGGCCGATCTTGTCCCGGGTCACGACGGGTGAGGTGATGAGCACCTCCTCGATTCCGGCCTCGACCATGACCTCCGCCTCGCTGACCTTGGCGCAGCAGACGCCGACCGCTCCCATCTCGATCTGGCGTTTGGCCAGCAGCGGACACTTGTGGGTCTTTGTGTGCGGGCGAAGCCCGATGCCCTGCTCTTCGGCGTGGGCCGCCATCTTCGCCAGATTCAGTTCCATCGTGGCGACATCGATGAGCAACGCCGGGGTCGGAATGTCCTCTACCGCGAGGGGTCTGTCGAGCGGAATCGCTTCGTGGCTCAAGACGGGCTCCGGCGCGCCTCCGGTGAGGCCTGAACTGCAGGCGACGGACGCGCCGCCGGCCGCACCGACCGCCCCCAGGAATGCGCGTCGCGTGGTGTGGTGCGCCATTCGAAGCTGCGACTATAGCCCCGCGCCTCAGTATTCTGGGCGTGGCCCATGAAGATCGCCACCGGTTCCCTGGTCCTGTTTGCCGCGGCTCTGTCTGCCCAGCCGTCGCCGGACCGGACGTTCGTGGAGGAGGTCGACGTCGCGGAGTCGTCGGTGGTCATCGAGCTGCCCCGGCTCGGCAAGGTGCCGCCTGACGAGTTCGAGCCGGATGACTTCGTGGTCGAGGTGAATGGGAAGCGTCGCCGCGTGACTGGTGTCTCGGCGCTCGACCTGAAGGCGAACCCGCGGCCGGTTCTCGTCTACATCGATGCCGTGCTCTCGAAGCCCGAAACGGTCCGTCTCGGCGCCGGGGCGCTGGCGCGGCAGGCGCGGCCCCTGACCGCGCTGGGCCCGGTCGAGATCGCGGTCGACGACGGTGCGCCGGGCGGCGCGGAGCTGCGACTCGGTGCGTCGACGAAGCCGCGGGCGGTGCAGACGGCTCTTCAGGAGATTGCCGGCGCGGGTCTGGGCCGGGATGCCTACTTCGACTCGGAGAACCGGCCCTCCAACCTGCCGACGGACGTCGATGTGATGCTCGGATCGGTCGATCGCCTGCTGGCTGAGGCCGTTCCTCGCTGCGGCGATCCGCCGTGCTTCCTGTTCTGGCTCAGCGACGGGTTTCTCGCCCTGGACAACGACGGTGTGCGGGCCGCCGATGACTTGGCGGCGGGTCTGTCCGGCCACGGATGGATCGTGGTCGCCATGGCGCTCCACATACCTACACCGGATCCGGACTTCGGCGAGCCGAGGCCGGTCAGCTTCGAACAGTGGAAGGCGTTGATGCCCGGGGTCAAGATGCCCCCTTCGGCGGGCGATCCCAGCCGCCTGCGGGGTCTCGCGGCGAACAGCTTCGACTTCTACGTCGAGCCGCGGTACGAACCGCTGCGCTGGGCAGCGGTCGCCTCTTGCGGGGCCGCGCTGCGGGTCGAGCCTCAGTTGGAGGCCGAGTTCGAGCGACTGGAACGGCGCCTGCTACTGCGCTTCGCCTCGGGGGAGGACCCGGTAGATGAGGATCCGTACGGCGCTCTTCTGCCGGTCGAGGCGCGCCTGGCGGAAGTGTCGCGGTTTGCCGACCGCCGGAAGTTCAAGAGGTGGCTCGGACTAGTGCCGGCCGAGGAGCGGCTGCGGTACGGGCGCTGGGTGCGGCGCGCCCCCTGACCTCGCTAGAACGTCAGGAGATCGACCAGGTCGGGCGCCGCGAAGAACAGCGCCAGCGACAGCAGCGCGGTGAGC
Encoded proteins:
- a CDS encoding molybdenum cofactor carrier protein, which produces MADQRPGQVAVVERRPIVGVMGSGTESHEDLAAPLGRAIAGNGWHLLTGAGRGTMTATSRAFAETEDREGLCLGIVPSHEEGDGSPDGYPNPWVEVVIRTHLPLSGAAGTGPFSRNHINVLSADAVVALPGSAGTWSEIELSLRYARPLALFDRPPGDSDQSTRAAAAGARVFTELGQLGDWLRRTVTIPPR
- a CDS encoding FAD-binding oxidoreductase is translated as MTDHTRRSSDALLAELRDALGDDGLLVGDEVTARAGDGSGTVPCVARAVLRPRTTQQLSAALAACHRAKQPVVPQGGLTGLVGGGVAGDLEVAITLERMTAIEEIDPVGRTMTVEAGAALQSIQEAAEAEGLLFPLDLGARGSCTIGGNVATNAGGNRTIRYGMTRDSVLGLETVLADGTVLSSLNKMVKNNAGYDLKHLFVGSEGTLGIVTRVVLRLERRPRSHDCALLAVPGFTEVVELLRRLEEEIGGSMSAFEVMWREFYELVTGPQARTAPPIPHGDPYYVLVESLGARPEEDAAQFEETLGGCMEAGLIGDAVLGRSKAERDEIWALRDDVEQMNHLAPIFTFDVSLRIADMESYVGAIKAALTERWPAGHCIVFGHLGDGNLHVVVAVGDGAAEARSAVEEIVYGHLEPIGGSVSAEHGIGFEKRAHLGRSRTAEEIALMKTLKRTLDPRGILSPGRVFEAEGAPPTGSHAGASVRLPG
- a CDS encoding acyl-CoA thioesterase II, which gives rise to MNGAVQEMVDLLQMEQIEENLFRAQNGPGNHVFGGQVLGQAIVAASRTVGDRHLHSIHAYFLRRGDPERPILFDVDRIRDGTSFTTRRVVGIQHGQAIFNMSSSFQVEEGGLQHQSDMPEVPPPDELPSDGDIYRKMAKDDPSYRRFAHRFDVIDSRQVEGIQMLPRGDRPATEPRKNTWLRCRESLPDDRIVHLSLLAYMSDLDFMAVSMQPHGPSMKGYRVQGASLDHALWFHRPFRADEWLLFSKESPVAARGRGFVRGHVFNRQGELIASASQECLIRLREREHSVAG
- a CDS encoding DSD1 family PLP-dependent enzyme — translated: MAHHTTRRAFLGAVGAAGGASVACSSGLTGGAPEPVLSHEAIPLDRPLAVEDIPTPALLIDVATMELNLAKMAAHAEEQGIGLRPHTKTHKCPLLAKRQIEMGAVGVCCAKVSEAEVMVEAGIEEVLITSPVVTRDKIGRVVALSKKSSEVALVVDNRAAAERLNEAAADADVTQRVLVDLDVGTRRTGIATGEPALQLARTIGGLSNLDLRGLQAYAGHLMHVHGHAERQERSLAALEAAVETKRLIEADGIEISVLTGGGTGTWDIDSQVDGMTDLQVGSYLFMDEQYRRIGSRSSDIFDDFETSLFVQVTAISQPVPELITTDGGYKAFASDADRPQLADLAGVVYGWGGDEHGILRITEATRPPQLGDRLWCVTPHCDPTVNLYDVYYPVRNGRVEELWPISARGKSQ